Below is a window of Desmonostoc muscorum LEGE 12446 DNA.
GTGATTTGAGATTGTTTTTGCGAGGTCATTTTTTAGTTTTCGGATTTACTGTTTATTGAACATTGACCAAACGGCTAACGCGATACTGCTTCACTGCTTCTAACTCCATCTCTTTTGTTGAGTTAAATGCAGTCATGACCTCGCTGCAAACTTCTACTCTGGCTTCATAAGTACCTGATGTACTGCCATCTCGAAGTGCAAAATCAATCTGAACTTCTGCCCATTCACCATCCTTTTCCATCGCCAGTATTTTGCCTGCTTTCAAATAATTTAGCCAACTCCAACCAGACTGCATCCAAATTTCGCGTTCAGCAATTTGCTCAAATTTGCTTAAACCAGTCCATCCTCGGTAGTATTGAAGCAAACGAGAAACTGAGCCATTTTCTTGCACTAATAAATCCAATACATCTGGCTCTAAATGTCCCCACAAACAACCTTGGGGTAAATCAACTAACGTCGGGGCAAACTGATGACCACCAAAGTGAGTTGTTTGCCAGACTCGTAATTTTCCATTAGAAGCAGGAGCATATTCTTTACGTAATTGTCGATATATGGGAGTCCCAAATCTGCCACAAGCAAGGTCAACTTGAGCATGGGTGCAAACCATCAATTCACGAATTTCACTTGTTTGTTGTTGATATTGTTGAAATTGCGATAAATCGTTGGATTGTTGCATTAACTGCTGAAATATTGCTGTCAACAAAGCAGGGGTTTTACTTTCTGGAACAATAAACTCTTGTTTCTCAAATTGAGAAAACAGTTTTGCAGGGCGGTAATAGTAGAAAACGCGGGTAAAGCCGGGATGAGAATACTCACGGTCAGGAGCAATTAGCATCGGTTTTAAATT
It encodes the following:
- a CDS encoding sucrase ferredoxin, with the protein product MPTQHTHEILPRECRFCSLVSKANGEDLIGTAGTCEHWLIMEVPQPWPQEIFQENPTIKSVIGLFQKLISQYEVNLKPMLIAPDREYSHPGFTRVFYYYRPAKLFSQFEKQEFIVPESKTPALLTAIFQQLMQQSNDLSQFQQYQQQTSEIRELMVCTHAQVDLACGRFGTPIYRQLRKEYAPASNGKLRVWQTTHFGGHQFAPTLVDLPQGCLWGHLEPDVLDLLVQENGSVSRLLQYYRGWTGLSKFEQIAEREIWMQSGWSWLNYLKAGKILAMEKDGEWAEVQIDFALRDGSTSGTYEARVEVCSEVMTAFNSTKEMELEAVKQYRVSRLVNVQ